The Prosthecobacter vanneervenii DNA window CAGATGTTGCAGGCTGAGCTTTCGCTCGGCACACGCCCGAAGGGCGGTGCACATGTGACCTGCCGACTAGATCTGAGAAAAATCAAACCCACACCCAGTCATCCCAATGAAAAAAACTGAAGTTAAAGAAGCCAACGGTTACAAGGTGCTCCTCGTCGAAGACCATCCCATGTTTCGTGAACATCTGGGCCAGCTCATTGACAGGGATCTCGGCATGTCAGTCTGCGGGGAGGCGGACAACATCCGCGACGCCATGCGCCTTATTCTGGAGACCAAGCCTGACATTGCGATTGTGGACATCACGCTGCACGGCTCCAGCGGTCTGGAACTGCTGAAGGACATCAAGGCACAGGGGCTCGAAATCAATGTGCTCGTGCTTTCGATGCATGACGAAGAGTTGTACGCTGAACGTGCGCTGCGTGCCGGCGCGAAGGGGTACATTACCAAAAACGAAGCTTCCAGCGAGGTGATCGAGGCCATCCGCTGTGTGATGCGCGGAGACGTGTACGCCAGCCGACAGATGACTGCCAAGCTGCTGGAGCGCATGACGCAAAAGCGCAGCAACTCCGAACTGGCAGGCATGGAGACACTGGCGGACCGCGAACTCGAAGTCTTCCAGATGCTGGGCCGGGGCAAGAGCACGCGCGAGATCGCGCAAACACTCAACCTTGGGGAATCCACCGTGGAAACGTACCGTGCGCGCATCAAGGAAAAGCTGCAGCTGCGCAGTGCTGCAGAGCTGTATCTGCGCGCCGGGCAGTGGGTGCGCGATCATGGTGCCTGAACATGCGCTGAGTGTCAGCTTTAGCGGCTGTGGTGATGCTTACCACAAGGCATGTCTTTTGCTCAAATCAGGCGTTTCAGGGCAAAATAACAGCATAACTAATCCCTGAGCCATATGTCCAAACGCAGCCGTCAAAAGCACTCCGGAAGCAAAGCAGTGGAACGCGCCTCCGCACCCCTTGTCGAAGCCGCTGTTCCGCATGCTGAAAATGAGGCGCTAATGCCGGCTTCTGATGGGGGTGAGAGTCCTGTTGCAGTCGCACAAAAGACTCCGGCGTGGGTTCATGCTGCAGTAGCCGTATTGCTTGCAGGACTCTGCGTGGGCCTTTACAGCTGGACGGCAGATTTTCCGATGGCTTTTGATGACCATACTTATCTCAAGGATAATCCTTTTTTCAAGGATGGTGCCACCTTTGACTACCTGAAGAACTTTGAGGAGTTTGCCAACCGCCCTGCAAAGATGGGCTCCGACCCTGACTATGCAGTCAACGCAGTGCTCCGCCCAGTGGCGTATGTCAGCTTTCGTCTGAATTATTTGCTCGATGGATTCCGGCCCCACTGGTACCGACTGGTGAATGTGGCGGTGCATGCGGTGAATGCGTTTCTGGTCTATGCACTCGTAGGTGTGCTGCTCGGTCATTCATCGCGAGTGCAGAAAGTGCAGCGCAGTTCTGTATTCTTCATCGCAACGGCAGCAGCCCTGCTGTTTGCCGCGCATCCGCTGGCCACGGAGTCGGTGACTTACATCATCCAGCGCTTCACCTCCCTGGTGGTTCTTTTCTCGCTGATCAGCCTGTGGCTGTATTTTGCGTCATTTCACATTCAGGAGCGGTGGGGAGGGCGGTTCCTACGCGGTGGAGCGGTGGTGGCGGCTTTGCTGGCCATGCAGACCAAGGAGGATGCAGTGATGGTGCCTCTGCTGGCCCTGCTGCTGGACTGGCTGGTGCTGGGCACGGGCCTGCGCGCCGCCCTGCTGCGTGCGCTGCCCCTGCTGCTGCTGCTGCCGGTAGTGCCCGGACTGGTGCTCATGACCTCGTCAGCACAGCATGGCGGACACGACTGGCATGCGGCCATGAACATTGTGAACTCGCGCGATGATCCGCTGAACCACTGGCACTACATCGTGACCGAACTGACGGTGATGACTCATTATCTGCGGCAGATGTTCTGGCCCAAGGGGATGAACCTTGACCCCGAGTGGCCGCTTTACAAATCCTTCTGGGAGCGGCCTGTGCTCCAGGCGGTTATTGTTCTGACTGGGATGGTGCTGGCGGCATGGAAGCTCTTTCAGCGGCATCGGCGAGATGCCAGATTTGCCCTCGGCTTTGCCTGTGTGATCTGGTTTTTGCTCACCGTGTTTGTGTCCTCCGGACTGGTGCCGCTGCCTGACCTAGTGGCGGAGCACCGCTCCTATCTGCCCTCCATCGGCATCATGATCCTGGTGGCTTGTCTCCTGGACTGGCTGCGCAGCAGCGGCCTGCACAGGCATGCGCTGCGCATCGGGGTTCCAGTCTTTACGCTTCTGTGCGTGGCTGCGCTCTCCTGGAAGACCTGTGTGAGAAACAATGTGTGGCGCACACGCGAGAGCCTGTGGGAAGACACTGTGGCCAAGAGCCCCGGAAAATATCGCACTTGGGGCAATCTGGGTGCCGCCTACTCCGATGCAGGCAAAAACGAAAAAGCAGTTCACTGCTTCCGCGAGGCGCTCAAGGTGGAGCCCCGTTTTCAGAACGGACTGCTCAACCTTTCCAATTCGCTGCTCAGGCTTAATCGTCCAAAGGAGGCCTTGGATACCACGATGAAACTTATCAAGATGGACAGTACAGCCACGACCAAGCCACCAGTGGCTTTCACTCTAGGCCTGAGTCTCGCGGGAGTGGGCAGGTATGACGAGGCTGTAGCAGTCTTCCGGGACATCTTGCATGCCATGCCTGATGATCCGCAGGCTCATAAGGCCCTGGGGCTAGTCTATTACCAGACCGGCTTGCCGCACAGGGCGCTAGATCATTACAATGCCGCTGCTCAGGTGCAGCCGAATGACCCTCAGCTGGAGCGCCTCATCGAAGCCGCCAAGGTGGCGTTGGCCAACAAGGGCAGACCGCGATAGGTTGTGCGCCGGAGGGGGAAGGATGCAGTTCATTGTATTTCAGACTTTAAGTCTGAAATACGAGTGCATATGATACTGCGTTAATTCATGACAGCGACCTCATCCACCCATGCCGAAAAGGCCGCATTTCCTGCTGCCAAAGGAGGGATGGCGAACTTGGAAGATGCCAGCTCTTCTACCGCGCCGGCTGGCAGTCGCGTGAGCGAGCTCACGGTCAAAATGCGCGCCAGCCCGATTTGGATGGCGCTTGCGATGCCCATGTTTCTGACGGTGGTTCTTGGCTGGCTTGATCAGATCACCAGCTGGGAGATCAGCTGGTTCATTTTCTATGCAGTTCCCATCATCATGGCCGTGTGGTGGGCCGGCGTCAGAGGTGGCATGCTCACTGCCATTTTTTCCGGTGCAGTGTGGTGGGTGGCCAACCGGTACACCAGTCCCTATAAGACGGAGATGGGCTATGCCTGGGCTATGCTCAACCGGGAGTTTTATTTTTGCGTGCTGGTTTTTGCTGTGAATGCCGTGCGCGGCAAGCAGGACGCAGACGCTGCCCACATTCGCATGCTGGAAGAGCGCAGACAGTTGGAGAAAGACATCGTCAGCGTGAGCGAGCATGAACAGCAGCGCATCGGCCAGGACCTGCACGACGGCCTCTGCCAGCAGCTGGCTGCCATAGGCTGCGCCTTGCATGCGCTGGCGGAGGATCTCTATGCACAGAGGCTGCCAGCGGCACAAGATGCCGCCCTGGTGGAAGAGTCCGTGCAGCAGGCTGTGGCGGACGCGCGCAATCTCGCCCGGGGTATTTTCCCAGTGCATGTGGATCACGCCGGCTTCTCCGCCGCACTGAAAGAACTGGCGGGGAATACCAGCAGGCTGACGGGTGTCTCCATCGTCATCCAAGAGAGCGGAGAGACGCAGATCGAAAATCCCAAGGTGGCGATGCATCTCTACCGCATCGCGCAAGAGGCGGTGGCCAATGCCGTGCGGCATGGTGGCGCACGTGAAATCGTCATCTCTGTAAACCGCCATCGCGATGCGCTGGAACTGAACTTGGAAGACAATGGCACCGGCTTGCCTGAAGGCTCGCCACCTACTGCAGGCATGGGCCTCCGCACGATGCGCTACCGGGCTCAGAGCTTGGGTGCCAGCTTCGAGATCATGCCCCGTCGCTCCGGCCCTGGCACCTGTGTCCGCTGCTGCCTGCCGATCAAAGATTTCTAAAGGCTGCCGGGCCTATGATGAGAGGGGGCGGATCTAACGCTGCAGGGCAGAACTCGCTGCCGATGCGGTGTTGATCCATTCGCCGATGATCTTGAGAACCTCCGTGCGTTTTCGGAAAAAGAGAAAATGATCGTCCTGCTCAAAGCAGCGGGTGGTGACGCGCATGCCGCTTCTCTCCAATTTCTCAGCGTAGCCTGATACATAATCCCATGGCACACGGTCATCGCTCCCGCCTGAAATGACGAGCGCAGGGCGGCCCTTCAGACGTGAGGCCAGTGTGGATGGGGAAATGCGGTTGTGCAGCACGGCAGAGAGGAAGATGAGCGTGCGGAATTTGGGCCCCTCAGAGGACTCCGCCAGGCACATCCCCTTGCCGCCGTTGGAAAGGCCCATGAGGTGAATCTGCTCCGGGTCGATGGTGGCGTGGTTTCCCGCATCGGTGATGGCGCGCGTGATGGCTTCGTAGCCGCCCTTTTTCTCCCAATTTCCAAGGCCAAAGGTCGGCGCGATGACGGTGATGCCCAGCTCATCCGCGAGCTTTGAGAGAAGCCAGATGTAGGCTTTGAAGTTGCCACCGCTGCCGTGCAGAAAGACTAGCGCGGGCGTTGGCTTGCTGCGGTCCACCTTCGCAGGAATGTAGTGGAAGTAATGTCCGTCGCGAAACTGGCCAAAGCTCATCTCATGATAAATAGAGGGCAGGGCGGAGCCTGCAGCGGTGAAGTCCGGTTCTGAACCTATCTCGGCATAGATAGAGTCAGTCATCGCAGAGAGTTCGCGGCGCTGCTTTTGATTGAAGAAGGGATCCAAGGCCGAAGCGACGGCATAGCCGAGATGGATCTGATCGATTTCCGGCAGCATGGAGCCCAGGGCCAGACGGTCGTAGTGCCAACCGCCATCGGAGTAGCGTGAATGAATGCGCGCTGTCTCTGGTGTATGCGCCGTGGGCGTCTGCCAGAGAACAACCATTATTCCCGTCGCAGCCAAGGCAAGCATGGTTTTCGACAGCCGCATCTGCAGCACGGAGCCACGCTCGTCACCGATCCAGTACAGCAACGGCCCCAGGCCGAGCAATCCTGCTGCGCTGAGCAGCATGCCCTGCCAGGTGATGACACAGCACAGACCGAAGAGACTCAACGGCACCGCAAACAGCGCCAGCATGAGCGAGGCAGCTTTCAGGAGAACTTGAGGAGACGGCATATGCCGAATACTCAAGCAGAGCCAGTTTTCCCGGGCGAATCAATAATACTTCACCAGCCCATCTCTCCACAGAGGCTTGAGCTGATCGACGGGGGAGTCAATGAGCGTGGTGCCATTGTGGGAGATGTAGAGGTAGGGGTCGCGGGTGGAGTCGCCGATGATGACGAGGCCGGCGGCTTCGGCGGCTTCGACATGCTCGGGGTCGATTTCGACAAGGAGGCGGCCGGGAGTTTCGCCAAAGAGGAGTTCGGCGGTGGTGAGGCCGGCGGCGGCGGGCATCTTGTCGGTGGCAATGCGGAGCCCGGCTTTGCCGCTGAAGGCCATTTCGGCCAGTGCGACGGCGAGGCCGCCTTCGCCGATGTCGTGGGCGCTGAGGATGGCGCCCTGCTTCACCAGCTCGTAGTAGCGGCGGTAGGCGGCGAGGCTTTCGACTTCGCAGAAATCAGGCGCTGCGTCCATGCCGATGCCCTTGGTGTACTTGGCCACGATGCTGCCGCGAAGTCCGGCGCTGGCCTTTCCGAGGATGGCGATGCTGCTGCCGACGCGGCGCAGGGATGCACCCACCACGTGCTTGGCATCTTCCACAATGCCGAAGCCGCTGACGAGCAGCGTGACGGGGATGGACACGGGGCCTTCGTCGGTGACGAAGTAGTTGTAGAAGCTGTCCTTGCCGGAGACGAAGGGGGTGGCGTAGGCAGTGGCGGTTTTGGCCATGCCCTTGGTGCATTCCACGAGGGCTCCAAGCTCGCGCTCGCTGTCGGGGTTGCCCATGCAGAAGTTGTCCAGAATGGCGATGCGGTCGGGATTGGAGCCCATGGCCACGAGCTGGCGCATGCACTCATCCACCACGGCGCGGCCCATGAGATTTGGGTCGGTCTTGCCCCATTCAGGAAGGAGGGCGCATGCCATGGCGACGAGCTGGTTGCTGCCATCCACGCGGATGACGCTCCCGTCCTGCGGGGCATCGCCGGAGGCTCCGGCCAGGGGCTTGAGGACGGTATTGCCCTGCACCTCGTGGTCGTACTCACGGATGACGGGCTCGCGGGAGACGATGGCAAAGTCTGCCAGCAGTGTCTTGAGTGTTTCAGTCCAGGATTCCGGGCGCACGGGCACGGCGGGCTTCACGGCGGGCTGGGTGCGCCATTTGGCCTTCATCTCGCGGCGTGGGGCCTCGTGCAGAGCGGCTACGTGCAGATCGCACACAGTGGTGCCGTGGTGCAGCACTTTCAGTCGCTGGGAGCCGTCTGCCTTGGCCAGCACGCAGAGCTCAGTCTGATAGATGGCGGCCAGTTCCTGCATGGCTGGGAGGTCTTTCTCCTCGATGGCGATGACCATGCGCTCCTGGGATTCGCTGATGAAGACCTGCCAGCTTTCGAGGTCGGGGGCTTTGAGGGGAGCGTTTTCCAGCCAGACCTCACCGCCGGTCTCGCGCAGCATTTCGCCTGCGGCGGAGCTGAAGCCGCCTGCACCGCAGTCGGTGACGAACTGGATGAGGCCCTTCTCACGTGCGGCGAGCACGAAGTCGGCGGCCTTCTTTTCCTCGATGGGATTGCCGATTTGCACGGCGGTCTGGTCTTCCTCGTGGGAGTCGGTGGTCAGCTCGGCGGAGGAGAAGGTGGCACCTTTGAGGCCGTCCTTGCCAGTGCGGCCGCCCGCAGCGATGAGCAGGTGGCCGGGCTTCACCTCCTTGGCGATGTCCTTGATCGGGATGATGCCGGCGGTGCCGCAGAAGACGAGGGGATTGTAGATGAAGGTGTCGTCAAACTGGATGGCACCATTCACGGTGGGGATGCCCATGCGGTTGCCGTAGTCGCGCACGCCGCGCACCACGCCACGCATGACGCCGAGGGGGTGGATGACGTCCTTGGCCTTGATCTGGTCCTGCTCGATGTCGGGCGGGCCGAAGCAGAAGACGTCGATGGAGGCCACGGGCTTGGCACCCTTGCCTGCGCCGAGGATGTCGCGGATCACGCCGCCGAGGCCGGTATTGGCTCCGGCGTAGGGTTCGATGGCGCTGGGGTGGTTGTGAGTCTCCACCTTGAGGCACACGGCCTTGTCATCGTCCAGGCGGACGAAGCCGGCGTTGTCCTCAAAGGCGCTGAGTACGAAGTCGGGCTTGTTCTTGCAGATCTCCTCCGTGACGGCGCGGATGTAAGTCTTGAAGAGGCCGTCCACGGTTTCTTCCTTGCCGTCCAGCACGTGGGTGATCTTAGCGCCAAAGATGCGGTGCTTGCAGTGCTCGCTCCAGGTCTGGGCGATGACTTCCATCTCGACGTCCGTGGGCTCGCGGCCTTCGTCCTGGTAGATCTTCTGCACGGCCAGCATGTCGGCGCGTGAGAGCGAGAGCTTCATGCGCTTGGAGAGGTCAAGAAGCTGGTCGGCGTTGAGATCGCGGAGGGGGATGGTGCGGAAAACGGCTTTGGACATGGGTGGGAACCCCCTGACTAGGCGAGGAATCGGCCGGGTTCAATGCCGGAGGCGGGGGAAAATGCTCGGTGCAGCCCGGATAGGAGGAGGTGTGAAATGGTTGCTGTTCTTTCGCGCACCGCTTTTATCCTTCCCTTATGGCAACCATTGCAGTCCTCGGCACCCTCGACACCAAAGGTCATGAACACGCCTATGTGGCGGAGATCATCCGCGCACGCGGGCATCAGACACTGCTGATCGACACAGGCAGCGGGGACGCACCGCAGGTGCGGCCGGATGTGACGCGGGAGCAGGTGGCGGCGGCGGGTGGCGTGGATCTGGCGGGAATCATGGAGCGCAAGGACCGCGGGGAGGCCGTTACCGCCATGGCGGGGGCGGCGGCGGCGTTTTTGTCGGCGCTGGTGGTGAGCGGCAAGGTGCAGGGCGTCATCTCTCTGGGCGGCGGCGGCGGCACAGCCATCGGCACAGCGGCCATGCGGGCGCTGCCGGTGGGCTTTCCGAAGGTGATGGTCTCCACCCTGGCGGCAGGCAATGTGGCTCCGTATGTTGGAACCAAGGACATTGTGATGTTTCCCAGCATCGTGGATGTCAGTGGCATCAACCGCATCTCCCGCGTGCTGCTGGCGCGCGCTGCCGGGGCCATCTGCGGCATGGTGGAAACCGCCGTGCCAGCAGGTGAGGATAAGCCTCTGATCGCGGCCTCGATGTTTGGCAACACGACCGAGTGCGTGAACAAGGCCAAGCAGATTCTCGAAGACGCGGGCTATGAAGTGCTCGTCTTCCATGCCACCGGCACGGGGGGCAAGATCATGGAATCGCTCATTGAGAGCGGCATGTTTGCCGGAGTGCTGGACATCACTACCACTGAGTGGGCTGATGAACTGGTGGGGGGCATTCTCGGTGCCGGGCCGACTCGTCTGGATGCCGCTGCAAAGGCCGGCATCCCCACCATCATCACGCCAGGCTGTCTGGATATGGTGAACTTCGGCGAGCGCGCCAGCGTGCCCGCGAAGTTTGAGGGCCGCACCTTCTACATTCACAACCCGCAGGTCACGCTGATGCGCACCAATGCGGCTGAATGCGCCGAACTGGGCCGCATTTTGGCGGGGAAAGCGAATGCCTACAACGGGCCCGTGACTGTGTTGCTGCCGCTGAAGGCGATCAGCATCATCAGCGCAGATGGGAAGCCTTTCCATGATGCCGAGGCGGACGCAGCCTTGTTCGACGCCATTCGCCACAACCTGCGGCCCGGCATCCCGCTCGTGGCACTGGACTGCGAGATCAACGCACCGGAGTTTGCCGAGGCCTGTGCGGGGGCTCTGCTGAGCAGCATGCCGCAAGCGGCGAGCTGATTGCAAATCTGCGGCTGTTCTATCATTGCCTCCGTCTTGGGGACGTCCACCTTGGCGGCCTAATGTACTACCCGCTTAACTTCCGCTTCAAGCTCATGACGTTCACGCCGGAGATCGACGTCACGGATGCTTACGGCGGCACGATCTGCCATGTGAGGCAGCAGTTTTTCCGGCTGCGAGAAAAGGTGGATGTGTACGCCGATGACTCGGAGAGGACGCTGCTGGCCACGATCGAGGCAGACCGCGTCATCGACTGGTCGGCGCGCTACACTTTCAGGGCTCCGGATGGCCGGGAACTCGGCGCCGTGGGCAGGCAGGGAATGAGGTCGCTGTGGCGTGCGCACTATGATGTCTATGCGCCTGGAGCAGAGACTCCCACGTTCGTGATTCAAGAGTCGAATCCCTTTGTGAAGCTGCTCGATGGCCTGGTGGGAGAGATTCCCATTCTCGGGATGTTCACCGGCTACATGCTGCACCCAAGCTACATCGCCACGCGAGGCGAGGGCGGGCCGCCCGTTCTCAAGCTGACCAAGAAGCCCGCGCTTTTAGAGGGGCGCTTTGCGCTCACGCAGGAAGGCCCGGCCAATGAGGGCGAGCAGCTGGCGCTGCTGCTGTCCTTTCTGATGATGAATCTGCTGGAAAAGAATCGGGGATGATCAGATCTGCGGGATTCTTTCCCCCTCGCGCACCAAGGTGCCGCGCTGGAGGAGGAGCTGGCCCTGCTTGATGGTGAAGAATTCGAAATGCGGATCTTCCTGGTCGTCATCGATCTCACAGCGCAGCTCGCCTTCGGCGTCCACCAGCGTTCTGGCCACTTCCCTGAAGACCTTCAGGATGGCCTGATTGCGCTCCTGGCCCATCCAGGAGAAATCCAGGGATTGCAGGGCCAGATCCACCTCGAGGTCATTCTCTGCAAAGAGTTCATCCAGGTGGTCCGCCTTTTCGCGGGCGAGCATTTTGAAGCTAAAACTGCCGTCGTACGTTCTGATTTCCGTCATGCATGACATGCTTGGCAGCTTTTTCTCAAGGAGCCAGTCTTAACCCGGCAAGTGCTGCAAAAAGTGCGGTTCGCGCTCAGAGCCGCCGGATGAAAAAGCTTCTCATCATCTGACAAACCACGTAGCATCATCACTGCTGCCATGAACTCCCAGGACACACTCCGCGCGAAAAGCAGGGATAAGGTTCTCATTCTCGCCTCAGTCGTGGTGATACCCGCCATGGTGCTGGCCCCTATTGTCCTTGGGCTTCATGTGTTGGGAGCACTGCCGCTCTCCTCAGGACTGCTCTATGGTTTGGTGCTGCCTCTGTTTTGTCTGTTTGTCGTTTGCTTGATCAAGTTTTCGTGGGAGGCCAGGATCATCATGACTGTGTGCACTGGCGGGCTCTTTCTGGTGAGCCTTCCGGTCATGAAAAAGCTATTGCCAAAAACGGCGGCAATAGGCGTGCCGTCGATGCGCAGCCACAAGGCTACTTCGGCAGCCGATCCATGAAAGCCGCAGGCAGCTCCACAGTCTTCTGCCTGCTGGAGGTGCCGCGCAGGAGAGTGATCTGACCTTTGGGGCAGTCGAGTTCATCTGCCAGGAAGCTGATGAGTTCGGTGTTTGCCTTTCCATCCACAGGTGGGGCGGCCAGTTTCACGAGCAGCACCGGGCGGCCTTTTTCATCGGCGGTCCATCCGGCAAAGGCAGACTTTTTCGCGTTTGGCGTTACACGTACGGCCAGTGGGGCGCGGTCATTGGAGGCAGCCATGATCAGACGAGTTTGAGGCGTTTGCGCATGAGCCACTCGGCGGTGAGCAGGAGAATGGCTGCGCCAAACCACCACCAGCTGCTCCAGAGGTTGGTCTCCTTGGTGATGGTCTGCTTGCGGTCGATCGTCTGCAGCAGGCCGGGGAGGTCGGTGGCGGCCTGTTCTTCGCGCAGGAAGCGGCCGCCGCTGTTGGTGGCCATGGTTTCCAGCAGGGGGCGGTTCATGGTCAGGGTAGCCCATTCGGGGTTGCCTGCATCAGAGACATGGAGGGAGAGGCGTGCCTCGCTGCGTGGTGCGCTGGGGCTTTCCGCCACGGATATCTCATAGGTGCCTGCGCGGAGCGGTGGAGTGACGGCGCGGTAGATGCCCACGTGGGTGGGATCTGCCTCCAGCTGAAGAGTGGCCACCTCCTCGCCGTCGTGCAGCAGGTAGGCGCGGGGCTGGGCATTGGTGAGCGTCTCGCCCTTATCATTGCGCACACGCACGCGGATTTCTGAGGTCTCGCCTGGGGAATAACGCAGGCGGTCTGTGCCCACGGAGAGCTTCTTCTGGTCGATCTGGAAAGGCGGCGCGGCGATCCATGCGCCGAGCTGCATCCAGAGACGCTGGTGATAAAGATCAGCCACCTGGAAACGCCAGCGCCAGAGCTCATCTGTACCGAGATAGAGCACCGCGCCCGCGCCCACTTGACGGAAAACGATGGCAGGCTGCTGTGCCTTGGCCAGCGTGATGGCGGCGGGCAGTGGCTCCACATTGGAGTGCCAGTTGACCTTGCTGAGCGTGGGCCAGAGCGTGGCGTTGGCGCTGGGGCTGTCGCTCAGACGCAGGGCGTCAAAGCGCTGCCCATCGGCGGTGAGCTCGATGCTGGCGGGGGTCTGCTTTTTGGCGGCCGCACCAAAGCGCACGGGGACAAGTGGGGCGGTTTTTCCGCTGGCCCATTCGTGCAGCTTGCCGCGCTGGCCGTCGATCATGATCAGGCCACCTCCACGTTTTTCGACGAACTCCACCAGCCACTCCAGTTGCTCGGGCTTGAAGCGGCCCAGCGAGACATCTCCGAGAATCACGAGGTCATAACTGAGGAGGTCATCCTTGGTTTTGGGGAAGTTTTTCTGCAGGTTGCCAGCGGCGGCGTTGTCGCTCATGTCGTCAAAGATGAGCGTGGTCTGCCAGCGTTCGTCGCGGTCGAAATGGTTGTGAATGTAGCGGAACTCCCAGCGCGGGCGGCCGTCGATGATGAGGGCCTTGCGCTTCTTTTCCAGGAGGTGGATGGAGAGCTCGCGGGCGTTGTTGGAGCGGGTCTTTTCCAGTGCGGCACGGTCGCCGCTGGCGGCCACCTGGATGTTCACGCTGCGCAGCGTTTTGTCCCGCTGGCCCGGTGCGGGAGGAGGCAGCTCGGCCACGGGAAAGATGAAATCAAAGCCCTTCTCACCCTTGCCGGAGGTGGTGAACTCCTTTTTCCACAACACCTTGCCCTGGCTCTCGATGCGCACGCTGGCTGGCACTCCGGCAGGCATGCTGTCATTCACGGTCAGATGGCCCTGGAAGTTCTCCTTGGAAAAGACCGACTCGGGCGCATTCACGGCGAGCAGCGAGAGATCTGCGGGCGGCACCTCAGTGCCAAAGCCGATGGTGAAGACCGGTGTGCCGCTGGTTTTGAGCGTGCTGCTGAATTCCTCGGGAGAGC harbors:
- a CDS encoding response regulator transcription factor; amino-acid sequence: MKKTEVKEANGYKVLLVEDHPMFREHLGQLIDRDLGMSVCGEADNIRDAMRLILETKPDIAIVDITLHGSSGLELLKDIKAQGLEINVLVLSMHDEELYAERALRAGAKGYITKNEASSEVIEAIRCVMRGDVYASRQMTAKLLERMTQKRSNSELAGMETLADRELEVFQMLGRGKSTREIAQTLNLGESTVETYRARIKEKLQLRSAAELYLRAGQWVRDHGA
- a CDS encoding tetratricopeptide repeat protein, with the protein product MAFDDHTYLKDNPFFKDGATFDYLKNFEEFANRPAKMGSDPDYAVNAVLRPVAYVSFRLNYLLDGFRPHWYRLVNVAVHAVNAFLVYALVGVLLGHSSRVQKVQRSSVFFIATAAALLFAAHPLATESVTYIIQRFTSLVVLFSLISLWLYFASFHIQERWGGRFLRGGAVVAALLAMQTKEDAVMVPLLALLLDWLVLGTGLRAALLRALPLLLLLPVVPGLVLMTSSAQHGGHDWHAAMNIVNSRDDPLNHWHYIVTELTVMTHYLRQMFWPKGMNLDPEWPLYKSFWERPVLQAVIVLTGMVLAAWKLFQRHRRDARFALGFACVIWFLLTVFVSSGLVPLPDLVAEHRSYLPSIGIMILVACLLDWLRSSGLHRHALRIGVPVFTLLCVAALSWKTCVRNNVWRTRESLWEDTVAKSPGKYRTWGNLGAAYSDAGKNEKAVHCFREALKVEPRFQNGLLNLSNSLLRLNRPKEALDTTMKLIKMDSTATTKPPVAFTLGLSLAGVGRYDEAVAVFRDILHAMPDDPQAHKALGLVYYQTGLPHRALDHYNAAAQVQPNDPQLERLIEAAKVALANKGRPR
- a CDS encoding sensor histidine kinase; its protein translation is MTATSSTHAEKAAFPAAKGGMANLEDASSSTAPAGSRVSELTVKMRASPIWMALAMPMFLTVVLGWLDQITSWEISWFIFYAVPIIMAVWWAGVRGGMLTAIFSGAVWWVANRYTSPYKTEMGYAWAMLNREFYFCVLVFAVNAVRGKQDADAAHIRMLEERRQLEKDIVSVSEHEQQRIGQDLHDGLCQQLAAIGCALHALAEDLYAQRLPAAQDAALVEESVQQAVADARNLARGIFPVHVDHAGFSAALKELAGNTSRLTGVSIVIQESGETQIENPKVAMHLYRIAQEAVANAVRHGGAREIVISVNRHRDALELNLEDNGTGLPEGSPPTAGMGLRTMRYRAQSLGASFEIMPRRSGPGTCVRCCLPIKDF
- a CDS encoding alpha/beta hydrolase, whose protein sequence is MPSPQVLLKAASLMLALFAVPLSLFGLCCVITWQGMLLSAAGLLGLGPLLYWIGDERGSVLQMRLSKTMLALAATGIMVVLWQTPTAHTPETARIHSRYSDGGWHYDRLALGSMLPEIDQIHLGYAVASALDPFFNQKQRRELSAMTDSIYAEIGSEPDFTAAGSALPSIYHEMSFGQFRDGHYFHYIPAKVDRSKPTPALVFLHGSGGNFKAYIWLLSKLADELGITVIAPTFGLGNWEKKGGYEAITRAITDAGNHATIDPEQIHLMGLSNGGKGMCLAESSEGPKFRTLIFLSAVLHNRISPSTLASRLKGRPALVISGGSDDRVPWDYVSGYAEKLERSGMRVTTRCFEQDDHFLFFRKRTEVLKIIGEWINTASAASSALQR
- the purL gene encoding phosphoribosylformylglycinamidine synthase subunit PurL; translated protein: MSKAVFRTIPLRDLNADQLLDLSKRMKLSLSRADMLAVQKIYQDEGREPTDVEMEVIAQTWSEHCKHRIFGAKITHVLDGKEETVDGLFKTYIRAVTEEICKNKPDFVLSAFEDNAGFVRLDDDKAVCLKVETHNHPSAIEPYAGANTGLGGVIRDILGAGKGAKPVASIDVFCFGPPDIEQDQIKAKDVIHPLGVMRGVVRGVRDYGNRMGIPTVNGAIQFDDTFIYNPLVFCGTAGIIPIKDIAKEVKPGHLLIAAGGRTGKDGLKGATFSSAELTTDSHEEDQTAVQIGNPIEEKKAADFVLAAREKGLIQFVTDCGAGGFSSAAGEMLRETGGEVWLENAPLKAPDLESWQVFISESQERMVIAIEEKDLPAMQELAAIYQTELCVLAKADGSQRLKVLHHGTTVCDLHVAALHEAPRREMKAKWRTQPAVKPAVPVRPESWTETLKTLLADFAIVSREPVIREYDHEVQGNTVLKPLAGASGDAPQDGSVIRVDGSNQLVAMACALLPEWGKTDPNLMGRAVVDECMRQLVAMGSNPDRIAILDNFCMGNPDSERELGALVECTKGMAKTATAYATPFVSGKDSFYNYFVTDEGPVSIPVTLLVSGFGIVEDAKHVVGASLRRVGSSIAILGKASAGLRGSIVAKYTKGIGMDAAPDFCEVESLAAYRRYYELVKQGAILSAHDIGEGGLAVALAEMAFSGKAGLRIATDKMPAAAGLTTAELLFGETPGRLLVEIDPEHVEAAEAAGLVIIGDSTRDPYLYISHNGTTLIDSPVDQLKPLWRDGLVKYY
- a CDS encoding Tm-1-like ATP-binding domain-containing protein; its protein translation is MATIAVLGTLDTKGHEHAYVAEIIRARGHQTLLIDTGSGDAPQVRPDVTREQVAAAGGVDLAGIMERKDRGEAVTAMAGAAAAFLSALVVSGKVQGVISLGGGGGTAIGTAAMRALPVGFPKVMVSTLAAGNVAPYVGTKDIVMFPSIVDVSGINRISRVLLARAAGAICGMVETAVPAGEDKPLIAASMFGNTTECVNKAKQILEDAGYEVLVFHATGTGGKIMESLIESGMFAGVLDITTTEWADELVGGILGAGPTRLDAAAKAGIPTIITPGCLDMVNFGERASVPAKFEGRTFYIHNPQVTLMRTNAAECAELGRILAGKANAYNGPVTVLLPLKAISIISADGKPFHDAEADAALFDAIRHNLRPGIPLVALDCEINAPEFAEACAGALLSSMPQAAS
- a CDS encoding LURP-one-related/scramblase family protein; the protein is MYYPLNFRFKLMTFTPEIDVTDAYGGTICHVRQQFFRLREKVDVYADDSERTLLATIEADRVIDWSARYTFRAPDGRELGAVGRQGMRSLWRAHYDVYAPGAETPTFVIQESNPFVKLLDGLVGEIPILGMFTGYMLHPSYIATRGEGGPPVLKLTKKPALLEGRFALTQEGPANEGEQLALLLSFLMMNLLEKNRG